One Aspergillus oryzae RIB40 DNA, chromosome 2 genomic window carries:
- a CDS encoding involucrin repeat protein (dystonin, GAS (Growth-arrest-specific protein), and related proteins), translated as MGDSAHYEVLSLEEVEGLKKEFKFLSGRLEAAKRKLALETKLRDAAMSLSRLYNSKSSRSSEEYDVGGSPKSNRSRRSMFGRNGASSTLDKTDGELAVSTRKCEELSQEVWNLESRVQLIQKRLLEHTAGVLQMTHKGIKKYPKNNVPNTPESLSSHNPRGSIDDFDDRSLYKTSDHLNELNGHGPQGPSPLAHSNQPAVGRDMIQNTEKKLEMLSGQMRDMILQSNPDNDFAPIPQLSAEGSMPNPTATIEAYIAYIENGLGALTTHSNSTPGTRSMNHGSDQQLVGVNTRLYQIVNESGLPRSRTLPPPPDISNGNLEEHLSYLNEGIDGLHERLGGLLEQKGILTTQIQQQRELNSKSDAERDAHIADLVEQLASVRKELDLAEREGQQSKDMLDHTMEQLEAARRELSDHQQRAIPEDNSEALASEKEARTRAEAEVSRLQTVVKELQHEKDALAEAQEARLRAETEITQLQAVVHEHQREKDMHNETQEAHRHAESEIVRLKNVVQELQLEKDAYAEAHEARLRAEAEVARLQAAIQEHQREKDAHAETHEARLHAEAEIARLQSVIQEHQSEKDVHAETHEARLQAEAEITRLQAIMQKLQQENEAQADAHEARVRAETEVARLEVQLEQIRSESNGHTEQLSAVRSEADGEIARLQAVIDQLRGEVDAKAEEVTESRERSEKQISTLEESIQQIRTETDARLKEATDSRTQAEDEITRLQTLIEQIRSDVESQLSEATKARTDAEENAVRLQAELTELEGEVVRVRTELTMAQAELDGAYGSRSQRAAAVDPALQKELEVLTTRNIELAQELATFKAGKPANSDTQRRVQTLEKELRETIDDYEVMTKASIEFEKEREKFESLIDALRDRCEQLETQLNEERITWMGMHSASMGRDGTTYETTSTMVLKNEFKKMMRDTRTENMKILKVSTSLSFL; from the coding sequence ATGGGTGACAGTGCGCATTATGAGGTCCTGTCCttggaggaggttgaagggCTGAAGAAAGAATTCAAGTTCCTGTCGGGTCGCTTGGAGGCTGCCAAACGGAAACTGGCCTTGGAGACAAAACTTCGTGATGCAGCCATGTCCCTCAGCCGACTATATAACTCAAAGAGCTCCAGGTCAAGCGAAGAATATGATGTGGGAGGTTCTCCGAAATCCAATCGGAGTCGCAGGAGCATGTTCGGTCGCAATGGCGCTTCAAGTACCCTCGACAAGACGGATGGAGAGTTGGCAGTGAGCACGCGGAAGTGCGAGGAGCTTTCGCAGGAAGTCTGGAACCTGGAAAGTAGAGTTCAGCTGATTCAAAAACGTTTACTGGAGCATACGGCTGGCGTCCTACAGATGACCCATAAAGGAATAAAGAAATATCCGAAGAACAATGTGCCCAATACACCTGAGAGCCTTTCCAGCCATAACCCCCGTGGTAGTATCGATGACTTCGATGATAGGAGCTTATACAAAACGTCAGATCATCTCAACGAGCTCAATGGGCATGGGCCTCAAGGGCCAAGTCCGCTGGCTCATTCGAATCAACCGGCAGTCGGCCGCGATATGATCCAAAATACCGAGAAAAAACTAGAGATGCTAAGTGGGCAAATGCGTGACATGATTCTACAGTCCAATCCTGACAATGACTTCGCTCCGATTCCACAACTCTCGGCGGAGGGCTCCATGCCCAACCCTACGGCAACCATCGAAGCTTACATAGCATACATTGAAAACGGGCTCGGCGCACTCACAACTCACTCTAATAGCACCCCCGGCACTAGAAGCATGAACCATGGGAGCGATCAACAGCTAGTGGGAGTCAACACTAGACTATATCAGATCGTGAATGAGTCGGGCTTGCCGCGCTCGCGGAcccttccaccaccacctgaTATATCTAACGGGAATCTTGAGGAACACCTTTCATACCTAAACGAAGGTATTGACGGCCTCCATGAGCGCTTGGGGGGACTTCTTGAGCAGAAGGGCATCCTAACTACCCAAATTCAACAACAACGGGAGCTAAACTCCAAATCAGACGCGGAGAGGGATGCGCATATTGCCGACCTGGTCGAACAGTTGGCTAGTGTGCGCAAGGAGCTCGATTTAGCTGAGCGAGAAGGGCAACAGTCCAAAGATATGCTGGACCACACGATGGAGCAGCTGGAGGCTGCACGCCGGGAACTGTCCGATCACCAGCAGCGGGCCATCCCAGAGGACAATTCGGAGGCCCTCGCATCTGAAAAAGAAGCTCGCACACGCGCAGAAGCCGAGGTGTCTCGTCTGCAAACCGTCGTAAAAGAGCTTCAACACGAGAAAGATGCCCTTGCTGAAGCTCAAGAGGCACGTCTTCGCGCTGAAACTGAGATTACCCAATTGCAAGCTGTCGTGCACGAACACCAGCGCGAGAAAGATATGCACAATGAAACCCAGGAAGCGCATCGTCACGCGGAAAGTGAAATTGTTCGTTTGAAGAACGTTGTGCAAGAGCTCCAACTCGAAAAAGATGCTTATGCCGAAGCCCACGAAGCGCGCCTTCGTGCGGAGGCTGAAGTTGCTCGCTTGCAGGCTGCCATCCAAGAGCACCAGCGCGAGAAAGATGCTCACGCCGAGACTCATGAAGCACGCCTTCATGCTGAAGCTGAAATCGCACGTTTGCAGAGTGTCATCCAAGAGCACCAAAGCGAAAAAGACGTTCACGCCGAGACTCATGAAGCACGCCTTCAGGCCGAAGCTGAAATCACCCGCTTGCAGGCTATCATGCAGAAACTTCAACAAGAAAACGAGGCTCAAGCGGATGCCCATGAAGCACGCGTCCGTGCCGAGACTGAAGTTGCCCGCTTAGAAGTTCAACTCGAACAGATTCGATCCGAGTCCAACGGTCACACAGAGCAACTGTCTGCGGTACGCTCCGAGGCAGATGGGGAGATCGCACGCCTACAAGCTGTGATCGATCAACTTCGCGGTGAGGTCGACGCAAAGGCAGAGGAGGTCACGGAGTCCCGTGAGCGATCAGAAAAACAGATCTCGACTCTGGAGGAGAGTATTCAGCAGATCCGTACTGAAACTGACGCTCGGCTGAAGGAAGCCACAGACTCGCGCACACAGGCCGAGGATGAAATTACTCGGTTGCAAACTTTGATAGAACAAATACGCTCCGACGTGGAGTCTCAACTCAGCGAGGCAACCAAGGCTCGGACAGACGCTGAGGAGAATGCGGTGCGCTTGCAGGCGGAATTAACTGAGCTAGAAGGTGAAGTTGTGAGGGTTCGGACTGAGCTTACAATGGCTCAGGCTGAGCTCGATGGCGCTTATGGTAGCCGGTCTCAACGGGCAGCCGCTGTCGACCCTGCCCTTCAGAAGGAGCTCGAGGTGTTGACCACCCGTAATATCGAGCTGGCGCAGGAGCTTGCCACTTTTAAGGCTGGCAAGCCTGCAAACAGTGACACACAGCGGCGTGTACAgacattggagaaggagctgcgCGAGACGATTGACGACTATGAAGTCATGACCAAGGCTAGTATCGAATTTGAGAAAGAACGCGAGAAGTTTGAGAGCCTCATTGACGCGCTTCGGGATCGCTGTGAGCAACTGGAGACGCAATTGAACGAAGAGCGGATCACCTGGATGGGCATGCACTCAGCGTCAATGGGACGAGATGGAACCACGTATGAGACCACATCAACCATGGTGCTGAAGAATGaattcaagaagatgatgcgTGACACGCGGACTGAAAATATGAAGATACTGAAGGTAAGTACATCGTTGTCCTTTCTCTAG
- a CDS encoding putative cell surface receptor/MFS transporter (FLVCR) (permease of the major facilitator superfamily) — protein sequence MTSKSRDAHHTSTPSDFPPSGPGYKVYKRRFWGLTQLVLLNIVVSWDWLTFSSISTTASEYFGVSESAINWMSTGFLFAFCAASPVVVFTLNKGGPKSAIITTSTLLLVGNWVRYAGTKARGGMFGVAMFGQILIGLAQPFCLSAPTRYSDLWFSDQGRTSATAVATLANPLGAALGQLIDSFWATKPSEVPDMVLYISVIATIAAIPSFFLPSKPPTPPSASSATTRTPLLPAIAQLFKTLEFWLILIPFSVYVGFFNSVSSLLNQILAPYAFTETEAGIAGGILIIVGLISSAIVSPITDRWKHYLITIRILVPIVAVCYIGLIFAPPSPAGIAPAYVVCALLGASSFALLPVVLEYLVEITYPFSPEIGSTICWTGGQLLGAAFILAQDALKAGRDANPPENMRDALIFSAVIACVAAPFPISIGLFGRDVRRRRLDVDRGLDLEGREYTDTGLAGDDTPAPGTESKFSLKFWSRNNS from the exons ATGACTTCCAAATCGCGAGATGCACACCATACCTCAACCCCGTCGGATTTCCCTCCCTCGGGGCCTGGCTATAAGGTCTACAAGCGTCGCTTCTGGGGACTAACCCAGTTGGTGTTATTGAACATTGTGGTCAGCTGGGAT TGGTTaaccttctcatccatatccaccacTGCCTCTGAGTATTTTGGAGTCTCCGAAAGCGCAATCAATTGGATGAGTACAGGATTTCTGTTTGCCTTCTGTGCCGCTAGCCC GGTCGTCGTTTTCACTCTCAATAAAGGCGGCCCGAAATCCGCCATTATCACCACTTCCACCCTCCTGTTGGTGGGTAACTGGGTTCGCTATGCAGGTACCAAAGCCCGTGGGGGCATGTTTGGCGTCGCCATGTTCGGCCAGATCCTCATCGGTTTGGCTCAGCCGTTCTGTCTCAGCGCTCCCACCCGATACAGTGATCTATGGTTCTCGGACCAAGGGCGCACCAGTGCCACGGCCGTGGCCACCTTAGCCAATCCATTGGGAGCTGCTCTGGGCCAGCTAATCGATTCGTTCTGGGCGACCAAGCCTAGCGAGGTTCCCGATATGGTTCTGTATATATCCGTCATT GCAACAATCGCCGCCAttccctccttttttctcccaTCAAAACCACCCACACCACCCAGTGCATCCTCAGCAACAACCCGCACGCCTCTCCTCCCAGCAATCGCCCAACTTTTCAAGACGCTAGAGTTCTGgctcatcctcatccccttCTCAGTCTAcgtcggcttcttcaacagcgtCTCCTCACTCCTCAACCAGATTCTTGCCCCCTATGCCTTCACCGAAACCGAAGCCGGAATCGCAGGcggcatcctcatcatcgtcggaCTGATCAGCTCGGCCATCGTCTCCCCAATCACAGACCGCTGGAAGCACTACCTGATCACCATCCGCATTCTAGTCCCCATCGTAGCAGTCTGCTACATCGGCCTGATTTTCGCCCCACCCAGCCCGGCGGGCATCGCCCCAGCCTACGTCGTCTGCGCCCTTCTCGGCgcctcctccttcgccctcctccccGTCGTGCTGGAGTATCTCGTCGAGATCACGTATCCGTTCTCCCCCGAGATCGGAAGCACAATCTGCTGGACAGGCGGTCAGCTCCTCGGGGCCGCCTTCATTCTAGCTCAGGATGCGCTCAAGGCAGGTCGTGACGCCAACCCACCGGAAAACATGAGAGATGCGCTGATATTCTCGGCTGTTATTGCTTGTGTCGCGGCCCCGTTTCCTATCTCGATCGGGCTGTTCGGGAGGGATGTTCGACGTCGGAGATTGGACGTGGATAGAGGGCTTGATCTGGAGGGCCGTGAGTATACTGATACCGGTCTTGCGGGGGATGATACCCCTGCACCTGGGACTGAGTCGAAGTTTAGTCTCAAGTTCTGGTCGAGAAACAATAGTTAG
- a CDS encoding cytochrome b-c1 complex subunit 6 family protein (predicted protein) — protein sequence MGISDFFSDIISSFSLPEAQAEAPAENVEQPSSQETETEEKPAVTEESNSEETAEKTEESAEETPEEPAEEEPEQEEEEEEEEEEEEEEEPEDIKPQLEEECANSAQCAPYKHHFDECVERVTQQQEDADYKGPKEDCVEECKWLLFFITLGLLLWWLCQQYVPTHIEYLKKAIVITKLTSPALVFHLAHCASECAAPKLWKSLK from the exons ATGGGTATCTCCGACTTTTTCTCCGACATTATCTCCTCCTTCAGCCTCCCCGAGGCCCAGGCTGAGGCTCCCGCTGAGAACGTTGAGCAGCCCAGCAGCCAGGAGACCGAGACCGAGGAGAAGCCCGCTGTGACCGAAGAGTCGAATAGTGAAGAGACCGCCGAAAAGACTGAGGAGTCCGCTGAGGAGACTCCTGAGGAGCCTGCCGAGGAGGAGCCCgagcaggaggaggaagaagaggaggaagaggaggaggaagaggaggaggagcctgAGGACATCAAGCCCCAGCTCGAGGAGG AATGTGCCAACTCCGCTCAGTGCGCCCCATACAAGCACCACTTCGATGAGTGCGTCGAGCGTGTCActcagcagcaggaggaCGCCGACTACAAGGGCCCCAAGGAGGACTGCGTTGAGGAGTGTAAgtggcttcttttctttatcaCTTTGGGACTTTTACTTTGGTGGCTGTGCCAACAATACGTGCCTACGCATATCGAATACCTCAAAAAAGCAATCGTTATAACGAAACTGACATCCCCTGCTCTAgtcttccaccttgcccACTGCGCTTCCGAGTGCGCCGCCCCCAAGCTCTGGAAGTCCCTCAAATAA
- a CDS encoding putative glycerol-3-phosphate acyltransferase Sct1 (predicted protein), which translates to MDSGSPDDCRRFGVTANILQPFASSRPEYQPFLSAVKNIAKPSNGIMAKQPYIPPLIGWLYDLVLWLFSVLVDLFFREVHPRGSWKIPRKGPVILVAAPHANQFVDSLILMRVMRNEARRRISWLIAEKSFRRKFIGLLARSIGTVPVARAMDNMKPGQGTIYMPDPINQPTLIRGIDTDFEGPGFEKDGTIALPTINGTSHNAAIAEIRGPAELIIKKPFKAKDPLYQLTGRKDITDDGQIIGDALDTDPEFKGSKFKVSPHVDQTAVYEAVFARLNAGGCVGIFPEGGSHDRTNLLPLKAGVALMALGTLADNPDCGLKIVPCGMNYFHAHKFRSRAVIEFGNPIEIPREIVEQFKRGEKREAVGALLDTIYQGLLAVTVTSPDYETLMVIQAARRLYNTKGKKLPLPMVVELNRRLVKGYTHFKDDPRIVHLRKSIAEYNRELRLLGIRDHQVGYARFSFIKVIFTLISRLIKLSLLTIGTLPGLLLFTPVFITTKVISKQKSQEALAASTVKLQGRDVMATWKLLVALAFAPALYAFYTVVFTIWAYHNRIQNTVPEWMPLWLIVPIGMVLFPSITFAALRIGEVGMDILKSLRPLVLSLNPSSANSLVKLRQKRAALAQQVTDAINTLGPELFPDFDAARIVTDPFREINRPADKADGEPAPIPEIRRTTTTDFERGSISQEPLPRNESFHNLANIGFFSTRPSSRSRSRSSSFGGRPGSSGQQLKPLSQLTSSDGFEQVSSKIRDAMRQRGEQRRRRHSEDSNSWDMASSGPGTPYSEESRKDI; encoded by the exons ATGGATAGTGGATCGCCAGACGACTGTCGTCGGTTTGGGGTGACAGCAAATATTCTTCAAC CCTTTGCTTCTAGCCGGCCAGAGTACCAGCCTTTCCTTTCAGCAGTGAAGAATATTGCCAAACCCTCTAACGGCATCATGGCAAAACAACCATATATTCCCCCGTTGATCGGATGGCTGTATGATTTGGTTCTATGGCTTTTTTCCGTTCTCGTAGACCTCTTCTTTCGGGAGGTGCATCCGCGCGGTTCCTGGAAAATACCTAGAAAAGGCCCGGTGATCTTAGTTGCAGCTCCTCATGCGAACCAG TTTGTGGATTCGTTGATCCTGATGCGTGTAATGCGCAATGAAGCTCGCCGCCGAATTTCATGGCTCATCGCAGAAAAATCGTTCCGTCGCAAGTTCATCGGCTTGTTGGCCAGGTCTATAGGTACTGTACCTGTGGCCAGAGCAATGGATAATATGAAGCCGGGCCAGGGAACCATCTATATGCCCGACCCTATCAACCAGCCCACTTTGATTCGCGGAATAGACACCGATTTCGAAGGACCCGGCTTCGAGAAGGATGGAACAATAGCTCTCCCTACCATCAATGGTACTTCACATAATGCGGCTATCGCTGAAATCCGCGGCCCGGCAGAGTTAATCATAAAGAAGCCGTTCAAAGCTAAGGATCCACTCTATCAGCTCACCGGGAGGAAAGACATCACGGATGATGGGCAAATCATTGGAGATGCATTAGATACGGACCCCGAATTCAAAGGCTCAAAGTTCAAAGTCTCCCCCCATGTGGACCAAACAGCTGTGTATGAAGCAGTATTTGCTAGGCTGAACGCTGGAGGATGTGTTGGTATTTTCCCCGAGGGTGGTAGCCATGACCGTACAAACTTGCTTCCGTTAAAAG CTGGTGTTGCTTTGATGGCCCTTGGTACGTTGGCAGATAATCCGGATTGCGGCTTGAAGATTGTGCCCTGTGGAATGAATTATTTCCATGCCCATAAGTTCCGCTCGCGTGCAGTTATTGAGTTCGGAAATCCCATTGAAATCCCACGGGAGATAGTCGAGCAAttcaaaagaggagaaaaaagagaagcggTTGGTGCTCTTTTGGATACCATCTATCAAGGCCTGCTAGCGGTTACTGTGACGAGTCCTGACTACGAGACACTAATG GTTATTCAAGCGGCCCGTCGCTTGTACAATACCAAGGGGAAGAAGCTCCCGCTTCCCATGGTTGTTGAACTCAACCGACGACTTGTGAAAGGATATACCCATTTTAAAGACGACCCGCGAATCGTGCATCTGCGGAAGTCTATTGCAGAGTATAACCGAGAGCTACGTCTTCTGGGAATACGCGATCACCAGGTTGGATATGCGAGGTTTTCTTTCATCAAAGTAATATTCACTTTGATATCTCGCCTAATCAAATTATCTCTTCTTACGATTGGAACACTGCCTGGCTTGCTCCTCTTCACCCCTGTCTTTATTACAACCAAGGTCATCTCCAAACAGAAATCACAAGAGGCATTAGCTGCCTCTACAGTCAAGCTACAAGGACGAGATGTTATGGCGACCTGGAAGCTCCTCGTTGCCCTGGCATTTGCCCCAGCTCTCTACGCCTTCTATACGGTGGTTTTCACCATATGGGCCTACCATAATCGGATTCAAAATACTGTCCCGGAATGGATGCCGCTGTGGCTGATTGTACCCATTGGCATGGTTCTGTTCCCTTCTATAACTTTCGCGGCCCTTCGCATTGGAGAGGTTGGCATGGATATACTGAAATCCCTGAGGCCACTCGTGTTGTCCTTGAATCCGTCCTCTGCCAACTCTCTGGTGAAACTGCGCCAGAAGCGTGCAGCTCTCGCCCAACAGGTTACAGATGCCATCAACACATTGGGACCGGAACTGTTTCCTGACTTTGATGCTGCAAGGATCGTCACCGATCCTTTCCGCGAGATCAATAGGCCGGCCGATAAGGCCGATGGTGAGCCTGCCCCGATCCCAGAGATCAGGAGAACTACCACCACGGACTTTGAACGAGGCTCTATCTCACAAgaacctcttcctcggaaCGAGTCATTCCATAACCTTGCAAAcatcggcttcttctccactcgGCCTTCAAGCCGTAGCCGCAGCCGCAGTAGTTCATTTGGAGGTCGGCCTGGTTCGTCTGGGCAACAATTGAAGCCACTTAGCCAGCTTACCTCAAGTGATGGCTTTGAGCAGGTTAGTTCAAAGATCCGAGACGCCATGCGGCAGCGCGGTGAACAGCGCCGTCGCCGGCACAGCGAAGACAGTAATAGCTGGGACATGGCTAGCTCTGGTCCAGGAACACCTTACAGCGAAGAGAGCCGAAAGGATATTTAA
- a CDS encoding undecaprenyl diphosphate synthase family protein (cis-prenyltransferase): MATSMHLSKLRKWFLASPPIEMAISKLRELLIGAIRQGPVPQHIAFVMDGNRRFARTHGIETVEGHNLGFEALARILEVCYRSGVKVVTIYAFSIENFKRSKFEVDALMEMARVKLSQMAQHGEILDRYGAKVRVLGRLDLLRPDVLKAVNRAMEMTSNNGDRVLNICFPYTSRDEITSAIRDTVADYSQPLRPRSSSLRTPFSESHIALNIQARNQNTNPEDTSSDIESTSESSAQGEEGAAKHDRPNKVYETGSAFSSSTTLDLAGHQDSTNLKKATQGASAESENPAYLSPETITRQTLSDHLHTKDNPPLDLLIRTSGVERLSDFMLWQCDEDTDIVFLDVLWPEFDLWHFLPVLLGWQRRVSKSRKNPDAEGDFDGDAVGSNGLSDQVLSPSAKVKDL; encoded by the exons ATGGCAACGTCAATGCACCTGTCAAAACTTCGGAAATGGTTCCTTGCATCTCCGCCCATCGAGATGGCTATATCGAAACTCCGAGAGCTGCTGATTGGAGCAATCAGGCAGGGGCCAGTTCCACAACATATCGCGTTCGTGATGGATGGAAACCGAAGGTTCGCAAGGACACACGGGATTGAGACAGTGGAGGGACACAATCTGGGGTTTGAGGCACTGGCAAGG ATTCTTGAGGTCTGCTACAGAAGCGGAGTCAAAGTTGTCACAATCTACGCATTCAGTATCGAAAATTTCAAACGCTCCAAGTTCGAGGTGGATGCCCTAATGGAAATGGCTAGGGTGAAGTTGTCGCAAATGGCCCAGCATGGAGAGATCCTCGATCGATATGGCGCAAAGGTCCGAGTGTTGGGTCGGTTGGACTTGCTCAGGCCTGACGTTCTGAAAGCAGTGAATCGGGCGATGGAAATGACAAGTAACAACGGCGACCGGGTCCTCAACATCTGTTTCCCGTACACATCGCGCGACGAAATCACCAGTGCGATCCGTGACACCGTTGCAGACTACAGCCAACCATTAAGACCGCGCTCCTCCTCCCTACGGACTCCATTCTCCGAGAGTCATATTGCGCTTAATATCCAAGCACGGAACCAAAATACAAATCCCGAGGATACGAGTAGCGATATTGAATCTACTTCCGAATCCTCAGCccagggagaagaaggagctgcgAAACACGATCGTCCAAATAAGGTCTACGAGACCGGATCTGCTTTCTCATCATCTACGACCCTCGATCTCGCTGGCCACCAGGATAGTACGAATTTGAAGAAAGCAACTCAGGGAGCTAGCGCCGAGTCGGAAAACCCGGCTTACTTGTCACCAGAGACCATCACGCGGCAAACTTTATCAGACCATCTGCACACGAAAGACAACCCGCCCCTGGACTTGCTGATCCGCACGTCTGGAGTGGAGCGTCTTAGCGACTTTATGCTCTGGCAATGTGATGAGGACACGGATATTGTCTTTTTGGACGTCCTCTGGCCTGAATTCGATCTGTGGCACTTCCTACCAGTTCTGCTAGGGTGGCAGAGAAGGGTTTCAAAGTCGAGGAAGAATCCGGATGCGGAAGGTGATTTCGATGGCGATGCTGTCGGATCAAACGGCTTGAGCGACCAAGTCTTAAGCCCAAGTGCAAAGGTCAAGGACTTGTAA
- the lys9 gene encoding saccharopine dehydrogenase (NADP+, L-glutamate-forming) (lysine-ketoglutarate reductase/saccharopine dehydrogenase), which translates to MPGQVAGSKVLLLGSGFVTKPTVEVLSKADVHVTVACRTLESAQKLAEGFKNTTAIALDVNDADALDKALEQVDLAISLIPYTFHALVIKSAIRTKKHVVTTSYVSPAMLELDEECKKAGITVMNEIGLDPGIDHLYAVKTIDEVHREGGKITSFLSYCGGLPAPECSDNPLGYKFSWSSRGVLLALRNAAKFYKDGQEVSVAGPDLMATAKPYYIYPGFAFVAYPNRDSTPYSERYNIPEAKTIVRGTLRYQGFPEMIKVLVDIGFLSDEPADFLNSPISWKDATKQILGATTAAEKDLEWAIASKTSFANNEERNRLIAGLRWIGIFSDEQVIPRGNPLDTLCATLEKKMQYGPEERDMVMLQHKFEIEHKDGSKETRTSTMCEYGVIGGYSAMAKTVGVPCGVAVQLVLDGTINKKGVIAPMTWDICAPLIKTLKEEYGIEMIEKTL; encoded by the exons ATGCCTGGTCAGGTCGCTGGTTCCAAGGTTCTCCTCCTGGGCTCGGGTTTCG TTACCAAGCCCACCGTTGAGGTTCTGAGCAAGGCCGATGTTCACGTCACTGTCG CCTGCCGTACCCTCGAAAGCGCCCAAAAGCTTGCTGAGGGTTTCAAGAACACCACGGCCATTGCCTTAGATGTCAACGATGCCGACGCTCTCGACAAGGCCCTCGAGCAGGTCGACCTTGCTATCTCCTTGATCCCTTACACCTTCCACGCCCTTGTTATCAAGTCCGCTATCCGCACCAAGAAGCATGTTGTTACTACTTCTTACGTCTCTCCCGCAATGCTCGAGTTGGACGAAGAGTGCAAGAAGGCCGGTATCACAGTCATGAACGAGATTGGCTTGGACCCT GGTATTGACCACTTGTACGCCGTCAAGACTATTGACGAG GTTCATAGGGAAGGTGGTAAaatcacctccttcctctcctacTGTGGTGGTCTCCCCGCCCCTGAATGCTCCGACAACCCTCTGGGCTACAAGTTCTCCTGGTCTAGCCGTGGTGTCCTTCTCGCTCTCCGTAACGCCGCCAAGTTCTACAAGGACGGCCAGGAAGTCAGCGTCGCCGGTCCCGACCTTATGGCTACCGCCAAGCCCTACTACATCTACCCTGGCTTCGCCTTCGTCGCGTACCCCAACCGTGACTCGACTCCCTACAGCGAGCGCTACAACATCCCCGAAGCCAAGACCATCGTCCGTGGTACTCTCCGCTATCAGGGCTTCCCTGAGATGATCAAGGTGCTGGTCGACATCGGCTTCCTGAGCGATGAGCCCGCCGACTTCCTCAACTCCCCCATCTCCTGGAAGGACGCCACCAAACAGATCTTGGGTGCCACAACCGCCGCCGAGAAGGACCTCGAGTGGGCCATCGCCTCCAAGACCTCCTTCGCGAACAACGAGGAGCGCAACCGCCTCATCGCGGGTCTCCGCTGGATCGGCATCTTCTCTGACGAGCAGGTCATCCCCCGCGGTAACCCTCTCGATACCCTCTGTGCCACactcgagaagaagatgcagtaCGGCCCCGAGGAGCGTGACATGGTTATGCTGCAGCACAAGTTCGAAATCGAGCACAAGGATGGCTCCAAGGAGACACGCACCAGCACCATGTGCGAGTATGGTGTGATCGGTGGTTACTCTGCCATGGCTAAGACTGTCGGTGTCCCATGTGGTGTTGCTGTCCAGTTGGTGCTTGATGGCACTATCAACAAGAAG GGTGTCATTGCTCCCATGACCTGGGACATCTGTGCTCCCCTCATTAAGACTCTTAAGGAGGAGTACGGCATTGAGATGATTGAAAAGACTTTGTAA